A genomic segment from Streptomyces antibioticus encodes:
- a CDS encoding dolichyl-phosphate beta-glucosyltransferase, giving the protein MSAEGALEQRAGDLPGPAPAHTAPADPPPAHTAPADPPPAPSGTAVPDLSVVVPAYDEEQRIGPTLDAVTRYLGASGGSWEVVVADDGSTDGTREVVTGRRDPRIRLVGDPVNRGKGHALRLGIAASRGRRILVMDADLAAPVEELAHLERALSEGRAAAIGSRAVPGATLGARQRRIRELLGTAGNFLIRGTTLRGIRDTQCGFKLFDGDKARTAFAASRLDGWAVDVEVLRHFRRAGWPVAEVPVHWSHRPGSKVRPLDYPRFLRDLVRLRLPSVRPADALAVALFLVLSVALYSGRVFDPAHRYLTDSLQDQNQWEWFFAVTADNVAHLRNPLFTGLQGFPDGVNLMANTTMPGLSVPLTPVTLLLGPAVTLSLVMVLGLAATAAAWYRLILRRLVRGRAAAFTGAALAAFAPPLVSHANAHPNFVVLFMIPPIVERALRLTSAGTARTRDAVVLGLMAAYQLFLGEEALLLAALGMLLFALAHAAVRPDVARTAVRPLLRGLAVAAAVCLPLVVYPLAWQFSGPQSYTGIEHGPGTANTVRALLTFAERSLLAGDAARADALSLNPTEQNAFYGWPLVLLALAITVRLRRRPVVVALALTALAAAVLSLGSAVHVPFTQVTVPGPWALLAGRPLFESVIESRVALVCAPPLGMLLALAVDRLTHARRPGTRYAGLAVVCLALLPLVPAPLRSEPRAEVPAFFTDGTWRSYVRDGETLVPVPLAEPADAEALHWQTATGLGFRMPGGYFNGPYGDGDRSGVYGVPMRFTAGLLHDVRQTGVVPVVDDGARAAARADLAYWRAGALVLGPQPHADALRETVDKLVGRRGGRVGGVWVWDLHGRS; this is encoded by the coding sequence ATGAGCGCGGAGGGCGCGCTGGAACAGCGGGCGGGCGACCTCCCCGGCCCCGCACCGGCCCACACGGCACCGGCCGACCCTCCACCGGCCCACACGGCACCGGCCGACCCCCCACCGGCCCCCTCCGGCACCGCCGTCCCCGACCTGTCCGTCGTCGTCCCCGCCTACGACGAGGAGCAGCGGATCGGCCCCACCCTCGACGCCGTCACCCGGTATCTCGGGGCGTCCGGCGGGAGTTGGGAGGTCGTGGTCGCCGACGACGGCTCCACCGACGGCACCCGCGAGGTGGTCACCGGCCGACGGGACCCCCGGATCCGGCTCGTCGGCGACCCGGTGAACCGGGGCAAGGGGCACGCCCTGCGGCTCGGGATCGCCGCGAGCCGGGGCCGCCGGATCCTCGTCATGGACGCCGATCTCGCCGCGCCCGTCGAGGAGTTGGCGCATCTGGAGCGGGCGCTGTCCGAGGGCCGCGCGGCGGCGATCGGCTCCCGTGCGGTGCCGGGCGCCACGCTCGGCGCGCGCCAGCGCCGGATCCGCGAACTCCTCGGCACCGCGGGCAACTTCCTCATACGCGGGACCACCCTGCGCGGCATCCGCGACACCCAGTGCGGCTTCAAGCTGTTCGACGGCGACAAGGCCCGCACCGCGTTCGCCGCCTCCCGGCTGGACGGCTGGGCCGTGGACGTGGAGGTGCTGCGCCACTTCCGGCGGGCCGGATGGCCGGTCGCGGAGGTCCCGGTGCACTGGTCGCACCGGCCCGGCTCCAAGGTCCGCCCGCTGGACTACCCGCGGTTCCTGCGCGACCTGGTACGGCTGCGGCTCCCCTCCGTACGGCCCGCGGACGCCCTGGCCGTCGCCCTCTTCCTGGTCCTGTCCGTCGCGCTGTACTCGGGGCGCGTGTTCGACCCGGCCCACCGCTATCTCACCGACTCCCTCCAGGACCAGAACCAGTGGGAGTGGTTCTTCGCGGTGACCGCCGACAACGTGGCGCATCTGCGCAACCCGCTCTTCACCGGCCTCCAGGGCTTCCCCGACGGGGTGAACCTGATGGCCAACACCACCATGCCGGGCCTGTCGGTCCCCCTCACGCCCGTCACCCTGCTCCTCGGCCCGGCCGTCACGCTCAGCCTGGTGATGGTGCTGGGCCTGGCCGCCACCGCCGCCGCCTGGTACCGGCTGATCCTGCGCCGGCTCGTCCGGGGGCGCGCGGCCGCCTTCACCGGCGCCGCGCTCGCCGCGTTCGCGCCCCCGTTGGTCAGTCACGCCAACGCGCACCCCAACTTCGTCGTCCTGTTCATGATCCCGCCGATCGTCGAACGCGCCCTGCGCCTCACCAGCGCCGGCACAGCGCGGACCCGGGACGCGGTCGTCCTCGGCCTGATGGCGGCCTACCAGCTCTTCCTGGGCGAGGAGGCCCTGCTGCTCGCCGCGCTGGGCATGCTGCTGTTCGCCCTCGCCCACGCCGCCGTACGCCCGGACGTGGCGCGCACCGCCGTACGGCCGCTGCTGCGCGGTCTGGCGGTGGCCGCCGCCGTCTGTCTGCCGCTCGTCGTCTACCCGCTGGCCTGGCAGTTCTCGGGACCGCAGAGCTACACCGGGATCGAGCACGGGCCGGGCACCGCCAACACCGTGCGCGCGCTGCTCACGTTCGCCGAGCGCTCCCTGCTCGCGGGCGACGCGGCCCGCGCCGACGCCCTGTCCCTCAACCCGACCGAACAGAACGCCTTCTACGGCTGGCCCCTGGTCCTGCTCGCCCTCGCGATCACCGTACGGCTGCGGCGGCGGCCCGTCGTCGTCGCGCTGGCCCTCACCGCGCTCGCCGCCGCCGTGCTCTCCCTGGGCTCCGCCGTGCACGTCCCGTTCACCCAGGTCACGGTCCCCGGACCGTGGGCGCTCCTGGCCGGGCGGCCGCTGTTCGAGTCGGTCATCGAGAGCCGGGTCGCGCTGGTCTGCGCCCCGCCGCTCGGCATGCTGCTCGCCCTGGCCGTCGACCGCCTCACCCACGCCCGCCGCCCCGGCACCCGGTACGCCGGACTGGCCGTCGTCTGCCTCGCGCTGCTCCCGCTCGTCCCCGCCCCGCTGCGGTCCGAGCCGCGCGCCGAGGTGCCCGCCTTCTTCACCGACGGGACCTGGCGGTCGTACGTCCGCGACGGCGAGACCCTGGTCCCGGTGCCGCTCGCCGAACCCGCCGACGCCGAGGCCCTGCACTGGCAGACCGCCACCGGCCTGGGCTTCCGGATGCCCGGCGGCTACTTCAACGGCCCCTACGGCGACGGCGACCGCAGCGGTGTCTACGGCGTCCCGATGCGGTTCACGGCCGGTCTGCTGCACGACGTCCGGCAGACCGGTGTCGTCCCGGTCGTCGACGACGGCGCGCGGGCCGCGGCGCGGGCGGACCTGGCGTACTGGCGGGCGGGGGCGCTGGTGCTCGGGCCGCAGCCGCACGCGGACGCGCTGCGCGAGACGGTCGACAAGCTCGTGGGCCGCCGCGGGGGGCGGGTGGGCGGAGTGTGGGTATGGGACCTGCACGGGAGGAGCTGA
- a CDS encoding GntR family transcriptional regulator, which translates to MPGSSGNGAVTRSTLRQQIADALRDEVLAGRLQAGQEFTVKEIAEQYGVSATPVREALVDLSAQGLLEADQHRGFRVHAYSVADYRGMIEARALIIEGMFLRMEQDSERFHHPDDPRIAAAVAGVRRRGEEAQRAATAGDLTVLIGYDLRFWRELSALFGNPYLADFLHRLRVQTWVCTVQHLRRLSDLRGHLWSGHTDLVDALYRQDTGTARAMLAAYNADSVALIERLAAG; encoded by the coding sequence ATGCCCGGCAGCAGTGGCAACGGCGCCGTGACGCGCAGCACCCTGCGGCAGCAGATCGCCGACGCGCTCCGCGACGAGGTGCTGGCGGGACGGCTCCAGGCCGGGCAGGAGTTCACCGTCAAGGAGATCGCCGAGCAGTACGGCGTCTCCGCCACCCCGGTCCGCGAGGCGCTGGTGGACCTCTCGGCGCAGGGGCTGCTGGAGGCCGACCAGCACCGCGGCTTCCGGGTGCACGCGTACTCGGTCGCCGACTACCGGGGCATGATCGAGGCCCGCGCCCTGATCATCGAGGGGATGTTCCTGCGCATGGAGCAGGACAGCGAACGCTTCCACCACCCCGACGACCCCCGGATAGCGGCCGCCGTCGCCGGGGTGCGGCGGCGCGGCGAGGAGGCCCAGCGGGCCGCGACCGCCGGCGACCTCACCGTGCTGATCGGCTACGACCTGCGCTTCTGGCGGGAGCTGTCCGCCCTGTTCGGCAACCCCTACCTCGCCGACTTCCTGCACCGGCTGCGGGTGCAGACCTGGGTGTGCACGGTGCAGCATCTGCGCCGGCTGAGCGATCTGCGCGGTCATCTGTGGTCCGGGCACACCGACCTCGTGGACGCCCTGTACCGCCAGGACACCGGCACCGCCCGCGCGATGCTCGCCGCGTACAACGCCGACTCCGTCGCGCTGATCGAGCGCCTGGCGGCCGGATGA
- a CDS encoding aspartate aminotransferase family protein gives MTPQTDPRAGAAVKAADRAHVFHSWSAQDLIDPLAVAGAEGSYFWDYEGKRYLDLTSGLVYTNIGYQHPKVVAAIQEQAARLTTFAPAFAVESRSEAARLIAERTPGDLDKIFFTNGGADAVEHAIRMARLHTGRPKVLSAYRSYHGGTQQAVNLTGDPRRWPSDSGSAGVVRFWAPYLYRSRFYAETEEQECARALEHLETTIAFEGPATIAAIILETVPGTAGIMVPPPGYLAGVREICDKYGIVFVLDEVMAGFGRTGEWFAADLFGVVPDLMTFAKGVNSGYVPLGGVAISGAIAETFGKRAYPGGLTYSGHPLACAAAVATINVMAEEGVVENARNLGASVVEPGLRELAERHPSVGEVRGVGMFWALELVKNRETREPLVPYNASGEANAPMAAFAAAAKQAGVWPFVNMNRTHFVPPLNTGEAELKEGLAALDAALTAADAHTEG, from the coding sequence ATGACCCCTCAGACCGACCCCCGGGCCGGCGCGGCCGTGAAGGCCGCCGACCGCGCGCACGTCTTCCACTCCTGGTCAGCGCAGGACCTCATCGACCCGCTCGCCGTGGCCGGCGCGGAGGGGTCGTACTTCTGGGACTACGAGGGCAAGCGGTACCTCGACCTCACCAGCGGGCTCGTCTACACCAACATCGGCTACCAGCACCCGAAGGTCGTCGCCGCGATCCAGGAGCAGGCCGCGCGCCTGACCACCTTCGCGCCCGCCTTCGCGGTCGAGTCCCGCTCCGAGGCCGCCCGGCTGATCGCCGAGCGGACCCCCGGCGACCTGGACAAGATCTTCTTCACCAACGGCGGCGCCGACGCCGTCGAGCACGCGATCCGCATGGCCCGCCTGCACACCGGCCGCCCCAAGGTGCTCTCGGCCTACCGCTCGTACCACGGCGGTACGCAGCAGGCCGTCAACCTCACCGGCGACCCCCGTCGCTGGCCCTCCGACAGCGGCTCCGCCGGGGTCGTACGGTTCTGGGCGCCGTACCTGTACCGCTCGCGCTTCTACGCCGAGACCGAGGAGCAGGAGTGCGCGCGGGCGCTGGAGCACCTGGAGACGACGATCGCCTTCGAGGGGCCCGCCACGATCGCCGCGATCATCCTGGAGACCGTCCCCGGCACCGCCGGGATCATGGTCCCGCCGCCCGGCTATCTCGCGGGCGTGCGGGAGATCTGCGACAAGTACGGGATCGTCTTCGTCCTGGACGAGGTGATGGCCGGGTTCGGGCGCACCGGTGAGTGGTTCGCCGCCGACCTCTTCGGGGTCGTCCCGGACCTGATGACCTTCGCCAAGGGCGTGAACTCGGGATACGTCCCGCTCGGCGGCGTCGCCATCTCCGGCGCCATCGCGGAGACCTTCGGCAAGCGCGCCTACCCCGGCGGCCTGACCTACTCCGGGCACCCGCTGGCCTGCGCCGCGGCCGTCGCGACGATCAACGTCATGGCGGAGGAGGGCGTCGTCGAGAACGCCCGGAACCTGGGCGCGTCCGTCGTCGAGCCCGGCCTGCGGGAACTCGCCGAACGGCACCCGAGCGTCGGCGAGGTGCGCGGCGTCGGCATGTTCTGGGCGCTCGAACTGGTCAAGAACCGCGAGACCCGCGAACCGCTGGTGCCGTACAACGCGTCCGGCGAGGCCAACGCGCCGATGGCCGCCTTCGCCGCCGCCGCCAAGCAGGCCGGCGTGTGGCCGTTCGTGAACATGAACCGCACCCACTTCGTGCCGCCGCTGAACACCGGCGAGGCCGAGTTGAAGGAGGGCCTCGCGGCCCTGGACGCGGCCCTCACGGCGGCCGACGCGCACACGGAGGGGTGA
- a CDS encoding type 1 glutamine amidotransferase family protein produces the protein MSRKPVYLAVYDTFADWETGHATAYLARGGYEIRTVGPSTDPVTSIGGLRVRPDLALDDVRPEDGALLILPGADLWDTSDDLAPFARTARAFLAAGTPVAAICGATAGLAREGLLDDRDHTSAVSFYLAATGYDGGGRYVEKDAVTDRGLITAGPTEPVAFAREVLGLLGVYEGEVLDAWYRLFHDSDPEAYAVLEKAGAR, from the coding sequence ATGAGCCGCAAGCCCGTGTATCTCGCCGTGTACGACACGTTCGCCGACTGGGAGACGGGGCACGCGACGGCGTACCTCGCGCGGGGCGGGTACGAGATCCGCACCGTCGGCCCGTCCACGGACCCGGTGACCAGCATCGGCGGGCTGCGTGTCCGGCCCGACCTGGCACTGGACGACGTACGCCCCGAGGACGGCGCCCTGCTGATCCTCCCGGGCGCCGACCTGTGGGACACCTCGGACGACCTCGCGCCCTTCGCCCGCACGGCCCGCGCGTTCCTCGCCGCGGGCACGCCGGTCGCGGCGATCTGCGGGGCCACCGCGGGGCTCGCCCGCGAGGGCCTGCTCGACGACCGGGACCACACGAGCGCGGTCTCCTTCTACCTGGCCGCGACGGGCTACGACGGCGGCGGACGGTACGTCGAGAAGGACGCCGTCACCGACCGGGGCCTGATCACCGCGGGCCCCACCGAGCCGGTCGCGTTCGCCCGTGAGGTCCTCGGGCTGCTCGGGGTGTACGAGGGCGAGGTGCTGGACGCCTGGTACCGGCTGTTCCACGACTCCGACCCGGAGGCGTACGCCGTCCTGGAGAAGGCCGGGGCGCGGTGA
- a CDS encoding MarR family winged helix-turn-helix transcriptional regulator, which yields MSDREPQELLSGSALAVFRLNGQFLAVAEELARPAGLTAAWWQVLGAVLGEPLPVSGIARAMGITRQSVQRIADLLVDRGLAAYHPNPSHRRAKLLAPTPEGRTAITRIDPGHAAFATRLSEAYGEQDLAALVAGLHRLTRVLEELGPPTPAELE from the coding sequence GTGAGCGACCGGGAACCCCAGGAGTTGCTGAGCGGCAGCGCCCTCGCGGTCTTCCGCCTCAACGGCCAGTTCCTCGCCGTCGCCGAGGAACTGGCCCGCCCGGCCGGCCTCACCGCCGCCTGGTGGCAGGTGCTCGGCGCGGTGCTCGGCGAGCCGCTGCCGGTGTCCGGGATCGCCCGCGCCATGGGCATCACCCGCCAGAGCGTCCAGCGCATCGCCGACCTCCTGGTCGACCGCGGCCTGGCCGCATACCACCCCAACCCGTCCCACCGCCGAGCCAAACTCCTGGCCCCCACCCCGGAGGGCCGAACAGCGATCACCCGCATCGACCCGGGCCACGCGGCTTTCGCGACCCGCCTCTCCGAGGCATACGGCGAGCAGGACCTGGCAGCCCTGGTAGCGGGCCTGCACCGCCTGACCCGGGTCTTGGAGGAACTGGGTCCCCCGACGCCCGCCGAGCTGGAATGA
- a CDS encoding protein kinase domain-containing protein, whose translation MEKLGPGDPQRIGAYRLLGRLGAGGMGQVYLARSDRGRTVAVKLVRTELAAREEFRARFRQEVRNAQRVGGYWTAPVLDADTEAAVPWVATGYVAGPSLQQVVGTDFGPLPERSVRILGAGLAHALTNIHAAGIVHRDLKPSNVMLTIEGPRVIDFGVARALESVSESGLTMTGAVIGSPGFMAPEQVRGEAVTPASDVFCLGSVLAYAATGTLPFGGTESGVHALLFRVAEEEPDLEGVPGGIAELVRACLAKDPADRPSLAWILERTGVQDTVTDGHSRDPWLPGALVAQLGRHAVQLLDAEDPDATPEHGGRQGDDASGDRIRTMVAPRPPQAPAAHPAYGGGPQQHPQPPAFPQQHQPSAPWPTTPAQHNPYTTPNAHHSYTPHNAYAPHPGQPAAPGRAVQPFDPFGPAAPHVPGFEEPESPRCGRGTVLLVVIAVIVALAAGGSVYAYLNGDDGGTTATPTGARTSAAAGPDTPDPAATDEESASPSPSSSKKEKGTVPDGYLGVWTASIDNETGNNTRRLTLTQGEVGDAVLTLIADGDSYHCEFTAKLAAKPNGSGPLEIGPSTVTTGRPLSSCTPGAATQISLLSDGRLQRVNGETGEKLTYTRR comes from the coding sequence ATGGAGAAGCTGGGCCCGGGGGATCCGCAGCGGATCGGCGCCTATCGGCTGCTGGGCCGGCTCGGTGCCGGTGGGATGGGGCAGGTCTACCTCGCGCGTTCGGACCGGGGGCGGACCGTCGCGGTCAAGCTGGTGCGGACGGAACTGGCGGCCCGGGAGGAGTTCCGGGCCCGGTTCCGGCAGGAGGTGCGCAACGCCCAGCGGGTCGGTGGCTACTGGACCGCGCCCGTCCTCGACGCCGACACCGAGGCCGCCGTGCCCTGGGTCGCCACCGGCTATGTCGCGGGGCCGAGCCTCCAGCAGGTCGTCGGCACGGACTTCGGCCCGCTGCCCGAGCGTTCGGTGCGCATCCTCGGCGCCGGACTCGCGCACGCCCTCACCAACATCCACGCCGCCGGGATCGTCCACCGCGACCTCAAGCCGTCCAACGTGATGCTCACCATCGAGGGCCCCCGCGTCATCGACTTCGGTGTCGCGCGGGCCCTGGAGTCGGTGTCCGAGAGCGGTCTGACCATGACCGGCGCGGTGATCGGCTCGCCCGGTTTCATGGCGCCCGAGCAGGTCCGCGGCGAGGCGGTCACCCCGGCCAGCGACGTCTTCTGCCTGGGCTCCGTCCTCGCCTACGCCGCCACCGGCACCCTCCCCTTCGGCGGCACCGAGAGCGGAGTGCACGCCCTGCTGTTCCGGGTCGCCGAGGAGGAACCGGACCTCGAAGGCGTCCCCGGCGGCATAGCCGAGCTGGTCCGGGCCTGCCTGGCCAAGGACCCGGCGGACCGGCCCTCGCTGGCCTGGATCCTGGAGCGCACGGGCGTCCAGGACACCGTCACCGACGGCCACTCCCGTGACCCCTGGCTGCCGGGCGCGCTGGTCGCCCAGCTCGGCCGGCACGCCGTACAACTGCTGGACGCGGAGGACCCGGACGCCACGCCCGAGCACGGCGGACGGCAGGGCGACGACGCCTCCGGCGACCGGATCCGCACGATGGTCGCCCCCCGTCCGCCCCAGGCACCCGCCGCGCACCCGGCGTACGGCGGCGGCCCGCAGCAGCACCCGCAGCCCCCCGCCTTCCCCCAGCAGCACCAGCCGTCCGCCCCCTGGCCGACGACCCCCGCCCAGCACAACCCGTACACCACGCCGAACGCCCACCACTCGTACACCCCGCACAACGCGTACGCCCCGCACCCCGGCCAGCCCGCCGCCCCCGGCCGGGCCGTGCAGCCCTTCGACCCCTTCGGCCCCGCCGCCCCGCACGTCCCCGGCTTCGAGGAGCCGGAGTCGCCGCGCTGCGGCCGCGGCACCGTCCTGCTCGTGGTGATCGCCGTGATCGTGGCGCTCGCGGCCGGCGGCTCGGTGTACGCCTACCTGAACGGCGACGACGGCGGGACCACGGCCACCCCGACCGGCGCCCGTACCTCCGCCGCGGCCGGCCCGGACACCCCCGACCCCGCCGCCACGGACGAGGAGTCGGCGTCCCCGTCCCCGTCCTCCTCGAAGAAGGAGAAGGGCACGGTCCCGGACGGCTACCTCGGCGTCTGGACCGCCAGCATCGACAACGAGACCGGCAACAACACCCGCCGCCTCACCCTCACCCAGGGCGAGGTGGGCGACGCGGTCCTCACCCTGATCGCCGACGGCGACTCCTACCACTGCGAGTTCACCGCGAAGCTCGCGGCGAAGCCCAACGGCTCGGGTCCCCTGGAGATCGGCCCGTCCACGGTCACCACCGGCCGCCCCCTGTCCTCCTGCACCCCGGGCGCCGCCACCCAGATCAGCCTGCTGTCGGACGGTCGCCTCCAGCGCGTCAACGGGGAGACCGGCGAGAAACTCACCTACACCCGCCGCTGA
- a CDS encoding SLATT domain-containing protein: MQPEGPPQDGRGGEGAAGLRPGDLTGRTLPLGDWGEPAERLDELYRWVERGALQTAAWYLSDRVWKRRGARALRGGAAAGAVTGAALPLLDLTGVLSGSAPWGYLALLVAVACVGVDRFFGVTSGWMRDVATAQAVQRRLQVLQFDWASEGVREVLGPAEGTASEAAERCLGVLRRFSEDMTELVRAETADWMVEFRTGSAPLGIQAANGFGGRAEGTGGPGRFPLPPGTNARPNMPRQRPPEPR, encoded by the coding sequence ATGCAGCCCGAGGGTCCGCCTCAGGACGGGCGGGGCGGTGAGGGCGCGGCCGGGCTGCGGCCGGGCGATCTGACCGGGCGGACGCTGCCGCTCGGGGACTGGGGCGAGCCCGCGGAGCGGCTGGACGAGCTGTACCGGTGGGTGGAGCGCGGGGCGCTCCAGACCGCGGCCTGGTATCTCTCCGACCGGGTGTGGAAGCGGCGCGGCGCGCGGGCGCTGCGCGGCGGGGCGGCGGCGGGGGCGGTGACCGGGGCGGCGCTGCCGCTGCTGGATCTGACCGGGGTGCTGAGCGGGTCGGCGCCGTGGGGGTATCTGGCGCTGCTGGTGGCGGTGGCGTGTGTGGGGGTGGACCGGTTCTTCGGGGTGACGTCCGGGTGGATGCGGGACGTGGCGACGGCGCAGGCGGTGCAGCGCAGGCTCCAGGTGCTCCAGTTCGACTGGGCGTCGGAGGGGGTGCGGGAGGTGCTGGGCCCGGCGGAGGGGACGGCGAGCGAGGCGGCGGAGCGGTGCCTGGGGGTGCTGCGCAGGTTCTCCGAGGACATGACCGAGCTGGTGCGCGCGGAGACGGCGGACTGGATGGTCGAGTTCAGGACCGGGTCGGCGCCGCTCGGCATCCAGGCGGCGAACGGCTTCGGGGGCCGGGCGGAGGGCACCGGCGGCCCGGGCCGCTTCCCACTGCCACCGGGGACGAACGCCAGACCGAACATGCCACGCCAACGACCACCGGAACCACGCTGA
- a CDS encoding YbaB/EbfC family nucleoid-associated protein — protein MIPGGGQPNMQQLLQQAQKMQQDLARAQEELANTEVDGQAGGGLVRATVTGSGELRGLRIDPKAVDPEDTETLADLIVAAVHAANENAQTLQQQKLGPLAQGLGGGGIPGLPF, from the coding sequence GTGATTCCCGGTGGTGGCCAGCCCAATATGCAGCAGCTCCTCCAGCAGGCCCAGAAGATGCAGCAGGACCTGGCCCGCGCCCAGGAGGAACTGGCGAACACCGAGGTCGACGGCCAGGCGGGCGGCGGTCTGGTGCGGGCCACGGTCACCGGCTCCGGCGAACTGCGCGGGCTGCGGATCGACCCCAAGGCGGTGGACCCGGAGGACACCGAGACCCTCGCCGACCTGATCGTCGCCGCCGTCCACGCGGCCAACGAGAACGCGCAGACGCTCCAGCAGCAGAAGCTCGGCCCGCTCGCCCAGGGCCTCGGCGGCGGCGGTATTCCCGGGCTGCCTTTCTAA
- the recR gene encoding recombination mediator RecR translates to MYEGVVQDLIDELGRLPGVGPKSAQRIAFHILQAEPTDVRRLAQALMEVKAKVRFCATCGNVAQEELCGICRDPRRDLTVICVVEEPKDVVAIERTREFRGKYHVLGGAISPIEGVGPDDLRIRELLARLADGSVTELILATDPNLEGEATATYLARMIKPMGLKVTRLASGLPVGGDLEYADEVTLGRAFEGRRLLDV, encoded by the coding sequence TTGTACGAAGGCGTGGTCCAGGACCTCATCGACGAACTGGGGCGGCTGCCCGGCGTCGGTCCCAAGAGCGCGCAGCGGATCGCCTTCCACATCCTCCAGGCGGAGCCCACCGACGTACGGCGTCTCGCGCAGGCCCTGATGGAGGTCAAGGCGAAGGTCCGCTTCTGCGCCACCTGCGGCAATGTCGCGCAGGAGGAGCTGTGCGGGATCTGCCGCGACCCGCGCCGCGACCTCACGGTCATCTGCGTCGTGGAGGAGCCGAAGGACGTCGTCGCGATCGAGCGGACCCGCGAGTTCCGCGGCAAGTACCACGTGCTGGGGGGCGCGATCAGCCCGATCGAGGGTGTCGGACCCGACGACCTGCGGATACGAGAACTTCTCGCGCGGTTGGCCGACGGTTCGGTCACGGAGCTGATCCTGGCCACCGATCCGAACCTGGAGGGCGAGGCCACCGCGACGTACCTCGCCCGCATGATCAAGCCCATGGGCCTGAAGGTCACCCGCCTGGCCAGCGGCCTCCCGGTGGGTGGCGACCTGGAATACGCGGACGAGGTCACTCTCGGCCGCGCCTTCGAGGGGAGACGACTCCTAGATGTCTGA
- a CDS encoding DUF5063 domain-containing protein, with protein MSDATLHATEQNPDDFAVQIADQVESFLVAVTEVAKGDEPGSAVPFLLLEVSQLLLAGGRLGAHEDIVPDERYEPDPGFEPDVDELRENLARLLDPVDIYSEVFDPYEPRRAPVPARISDDLADVIADLRHGMVHYKAGRTTEALWWWQFSYFSNWGSTASATLRALHSVLAHIRLDQPLQELDGLDTDQATMGDETLEFEAGQVMAQEIGGQLGLRSPSTP; from the coding sequence ATGTCTGACGCCACGCTGCACGCGACCGAGCAGAACCCGGACGACTTCGCGGTCCAGATCGCGGACCAGGTGGAGAGCTTCCTGGTCGCGGTGACGGAGGTAGCGAAGGGCGACGAACCGGGCTCCGCCGTGCCCTTCCTCCTGCTGGAGGTCTCCCAGCTCCTGCTGGCCGGCGGCCGCCTCGGCGCCCACGAGGACATCGTCCCCGACGAGCGCTACGAGCCCGACCCCGGCTTCGAACCGGACGTGGACGAACTGCGCGAGAACCTCGCCCGGCTGCTGGACCCGGTCGACATCTACTCCGAGGTCTTCGACCCCTACGAGCCCCGCAGGGCCCCCGTGCCGGCCCGGATCTCCGACGACCTCGCCGACGTCATCGCCGACCTGCGCCACGGCATGGTCCACTACAAGGCCGGCCGCACCACCGAGGCGCTGTGGTGGTGGCAGTTCTCCTACTTCTCCAACTGGGGCTCCACGGCCTCGGCCACCCTCCGCGCCCTGCACTCGGTCCTGGCCCACATCCGCCTGGACCAGCCCCTCCAGGAACTCGACGGCCTCGACACCGACCAGGCCACGATGGGCGACGAAACCCTGGAATTCGAGGCGGGCCAGGTCATGGCCCAGGAAATCGGCGGCCAACTGGGCCTGCGCTCCCCCTCGACGCCCTGA
- a CDS encoding barstar family protein: MAVVEVSGAEIDSPEKFHRVLARELDFGPYYGANLAALWDRLSTDVERPVELIWRDAETSRDAMGASAFGDLRDLLLRVQAQDEDFGWQDRFTVRFA; the protein is encoded by the coding sequence ATGGCCGTCGTCGAAGTCAGCGGAGCGGAGATCGACTCGCCCGAGAAGTTCCACAGGGTCCTGGCGCGAGAGCTGGACTTCGGCCCCTACTACGGGGCGAATCTCGCAGCCCTGTGGGATCGCCTCTCCACGGACGTCGAAAGACCCGTCGAGCTCATCTGGCGGGACGCGGAGACCAGCAGAGACGCCATGGGCGCATCCGCGTTCGGCGACCTGCGGGATCTTCTGCTGCGCGTTCAGGCGCAGGACGAGGATTTCGGGTGGCAGGACCGCTTCACGGTGAGATTCGCATAA